CGACAATCCCGGGCTGCTCGTCGCCGCGGTCGTCGGCGACGGCGAGGCCGAGACCGGGCCGCTCGCCACGAGCTGGCACTCCAACAAGTTCATGGACCCCCTGCACGACGGGGTCGTCCTGCCGATCCTGCACCTCAACGGGTACAAGATCGCCAACCCCACGGTCCTCGCCCGCATCCCGGAGGACGAGCTCCTCGCCCTGATGCGCGGCTACGGCCACACGCCGTACGTCGTCTCCGGCGGCTTCGACGGCGAGGACCCCCGCGCCGTGCACGCCCGCATGGCCGCGACGCTCGACCGGGTCCTCGACCACATCGCCGACATCAAGGAACAGGCCGGCGCGGGCACGCTCGACGGTCGACCGGCCTGGCCGATGATCATCCTCCGGACGCCGAAGGGCTGGACGTGCCCGCCGGAGATCGACGGCAAGCCAGCCGAGGGCAACTGGCGCGCCCACCAGGTGCCGCTCGCGAACGCCCGCGACACCGAGGAGCACCTCCACGTGCTCGAGGGCTGGCTCCGTTCCTACCGTCCCGAGGAGCTGTTCGATGATGCGGGCGCGCCCGTGGCGCTCGCGACCGCACTCGCACCCGAGGGGGACCGCAGGATGAGCGCGAACCCGGTCGCGAACGGCGGCCTGCTCAAGCGGGACCTCGTGCTCCCCGACTTCCGCGACCACGCGGTCGAGGTGCCCACGCACGGCGGCTCGGTCAACGAGTCCACGCGGGTGCTCGGCGAGTGGCTGGCCGAGGTCGTGCGCCTGAACCCGGACAGCTTCCGGATCTTCGGCCCGGACGAGACAGCGTCGAACCGCCTGAGTGCCGTGCTCGAGGTCACCGACAAGCAGTGGGACGCCGAGTACCTCCCGTCGGACGAGCACCTCGCCCGAGCCGGGCGCGTCATGGAGATGCTCAGCGAGCACCAGTGCCAGGGCTGGCTCGAGGGGTACCTGCTGACGGGGCGGCACGGCCTCTTCACCAGCTACGAAGCGTTCATCCACATCGTCGACTCGATGCTCAACCAACACGCCAAGTGGCTGAAGGTCAGCAAGACGATCCCGTGGCGTCGCCCGATCGCCTCCCTCAACTACCTGCTCTCGTCGCACGTCTGGCGGCAGGACCACAACGGGCTCTCGCACCAGGACCCCGGGTTCATCGACCACGTCGTCAACAAGAAGCCCGACGTGGTCCGCGTCTACCTGCCCTTCGACGCGAACACGCTGCTCTCGACCTACGACCACTGCCTGCGCTCCGTCGACTACGTCAACGTCGTCGTCGCCGGAAAACAGCCCACGTTCAACTGGTTGTCGATGGACGAAGCCATCGCCCACATGACCCGCGGGCTCGGGATCTTCGAGTGGGCGGGCAACGAGCTTCCCGGCGAGGAACCCGACGTGGTGCTCGCCTGCGCCGGGGACGTGCCGACGCTCGAGACCTTGGCGGCCGTGTCGATCCTGCAGGACGAGGTACCGGACCTGCGCGTCCGCGTCGTGAACGTCGTCGACCTGATGCGCCTGGTGTCCGAGGGGGAGCACCCGCACGGGCTGTCCGATGCGGAGTACGACGCGGTCTTCACCACCGACAAGCCCGTCGTCTTCGCTTACCACGGGTACCCCTGGCTCATCCACCGGTTGACCTACCGCCGTCACGGCCACGCGAACCTGCACGTGCGCGGCTACAAGGAGGAGGGCACGACCACGACGCCGTTCGACATGGTGATGCTCAACGACATGGACCGGTTCCACCTCGTGATCGACGTGCTCGATCGCGTCCC
The Curtobacterium citreum genome window above contains:
- a CDS encoding phosphoketolase family protein; protein product: MTTTITRTPTGSEAAAFRRGSGRSVDDRVLDQLHTWWRTANYLSVGQIYLLDNPLLRRPLTRDDVKPRLLGHWGTTPGLNFVYAHLNRVIQERDLDTLYVTGPGHGGPGMVANAYLDGTYSEVYPGISQTEDGVRKLFRQFSFPGGIPSHAAPETPGSIHEGGELGYALSHAYGAAFDNPGLLVAAVVGDGEAETGPLATSWHSNKFMDPLHDGVVLPILHLNGYKIANPTVLARIPEDELLALMRGYGHTPYVVSGGFDGEDPRAVHARMAATLDRVLDHIADIKEQAGAGTLDGRPAWPMIILRTPKGWTCPPEIDGKPAEGNWRAHQVPLANARDTEEHLHVLEGWLRSYRPEELFDDAGAPVALATALAPEGDRRMSANPVANGGLLKRDLVLPDFRDHAVEVPTHGGSVNESTRVLGEWLAEVVRLNPDSFRIFGPDETASNRLSAVLEVTDKQWDAEYLPSDEHLARAGRVMEMLSEHQCQGWLEGYLLTGRHGLFTSYEAFIHIVDSMLNQHAKWLKVSKTIPWRRPIASLNYLLSSHVWRQDHNGLSHQDPGFIDHVVNKKPDVVRVYLPFDANTLLSTYDHCLRSVDYVNVVVAGKQPTFNWLSMDEAIAHMTRGLGIFEWAGNELPGEEPDVVLACAGDVPTLETLAAVSILQDEVPDLRVRVVNVVDLMRLVSEGEHPHGLSDAEYDAVFTTDKPVVFAYHGYPWLIHRLTYRRHGHANLHVRGYKEEGTTTTPFDMVMLNDMDRFHLVIDVLDRVPGLGSRYAGLRQRMQDARVAARAYTRAHGEDAPDVADWTWTDGDTATHDATSVRSANVGVGAAAAASAATGGDNE